The following coding sequences lie in one Arachis hypogaea cultivar Tifrunner chromosome 9, arahy.Tifrunner.gnm2.J5K5, whole genome shotgun sequence genomic window:
- the LOC112710565 gene encoding uncharacterized protein, producing the protein MVAKSVNNLNKIRELLKYLANPNSIHPHHSHLLQTITELPAGSIASSPEVSSPSSSEVSASSLSSLRSRQHWRCLSSQIISSPSRSDFLIVMPFFSHRRHVPPPSLTPLLQIVALPSKSAIAPCRIVHFSPPPPLVTSSLTTTTTVFPLDLEFMRIANWCRYLCLEPYPKENLEFLRSMNIRIFQFGIEGKTIWFSLCIVMDLSKNNLSRSVPDFVTQLQSLKVLNLGNNNLTGLVPNGLLDKSKKGSLSLSVERNPNLCASTSCNQQTCGTISNNKKSNNSNHIVISIAASIVGVLLYFKSA; encoded by the exons ATGGTCGCTAAATcggttaataatttaaataaaataagagagtTACTAAAATACCTTGCAAACCCTAATTCAATTCACCCACACCATTCTCATCTTCTCCAAACAATTACTGAGTTACCCGCCGGAAGCATAGCGTCGTCTCCTGAGGTCTCTTCGCCGTCGTCTTCTGAGGTCTCTGCGTCATCACTTTCGTCTTTGAGATCTCGACAGCATTGGCGATGTTTGAGTTCGCAGATCATCTCATCACCGTCCAGATCTGACTTTCTAATTGTCATGCCATTCTTTTCTCACCGTCGCCACGTGCCACCTCCTTCGCTCACTCCTTTGTTGCAGATCGTCGCCTTGCCATCCAAATCCGCCATTGCTCCTTGTCGCATAGTTCATTTCTCACCGCCACCTCCTTTGGTaacttcttctttgacaacaacaacaacagtctTTCCG CTTGACTTGGAATTTATGAGGATTGCAAATTGGTGCAGATACTTGTGTCTAGAGCCCTATCCGAAAGAAAATCTGGAATTTCTTCGATCAATGAACATTCGGATCTTTCAATTTGGAATCGAGGGGAAGACAATATGGTTTTCACTTTGTATTGTAAT ggatttatcaaaaaataacttaagtaGATCAGTACCTGATTTCGTGACACAACTTCAGTCATTGAAAGTATT AAACTTGGGAAACAACAATCTCACAGGCTTAGTTCCCAATGGACTCCTTGATAAATCAAAGAAAGGTTCACTGTCACTGAG TGTGGAACGCAATCCAAATCTATGTGCATCAACTTCATGCAACCAACAAACATGTGGTACAATAAGCAacaacaagaagagcaacaacagcaATCACATAGTTATTTCCATTGCAGCATCAATTGTTGGGGTTTTGCTCTATTTCAAATCAGCTTGA
- the LOC140174948 gene encoding uric acid degradation bifunctional protein TTL-like, translating into MVQASPFSSLEYVTSFARDLWFNKLPINSWLDAFFVHMHIGEAVNKVLGSILKELSRFGPKYCKKFGFWFITSTNNRLSHQILEEVKTCYENSLVIELDITFREEFLLIERGLARL; encoded by the exons ATGGTTCAAGCATCTCCGTTCTCTTCGTTGGAGTACGTAACATCATTCGCAAGAGACTTATGGTTCAACAAGTTGCCTATTAACTCATGGCTGGATGCATTTTTTGTACACATGCACATAGGTGAGGCTGTTAATAAAGTGCTTGGATCAATTTTGAAG GAATTGAGTCGATTCGGACCAAAGTACTGTAAAAAATTTGGCTTTTGGTTCATAACAAGTACAAACAACAGACTATCACACCAAATATTAGAGGAGGTGAAG ACATGCTATGAGAACAGTCTTGTTATTGAACTTGATATTACGTTTCGGGAGGAATTCCTTCTTATAGAAAGAGGCCTTGCACGACTCTGA